One part of the Eucalyptus grandis isolate ANBG69807.140 chromosome 10, ASM1654582v1, whole genome shotgun sequence genome encodes these proteins:
- the LOC104422529 gene encoding dirigent protein 25 has protein sequence MTTRKSAPAQLKSTASFLLLALAIQCVACSRSLIEDVTSSAPNNAIPSVANPAQLAVLNPAAPVAPAVTTASTTSTTSTTVGGAELHPLTFYMHDILGGSNPSARAVTGIVANPALSAQVPFAKPNGANLPINSGIPQNSANNGLINNNNVPFLTGLSGNTGNVIQNNGVNLINGGVGFPVLNGGQLPQGMTLQKLMFGTLTVFDDELTEGHELGSGLVGKAQGFYVASSEDGHSQTIALTAMFEGGGYVDSLSLFGVHRTAVSESQLAIMGGTGKYVDARGYATVKTFPAPPNQQITDETETLLEFTLYLA, from the exons ATGACTACTCGCAAGTCTGCGCCTGCGCAACTAAAATCCACAGcctctttccttctcttggCTCTCGCCATCCAATGCGTTGCGTGTTCTCGATCACTCATCGAGGATGTAACTTCGTCCGCTCCTAATAATGCCATTCCATCGGTAGCAAATCCAGCTCAGTTGGCTGTCCTCAATCCGGCTGCTCCTGTGGCACCGGCTGTGACTACAGCCAGCACCACCAGCACCACCAGCACCACGGTGGGTGGCGCCGAGCTTCATCCGTTGACCTTCTACATGCACGACATACTCGGCGGCTCAAACCCATCAGCTCGGGCCGTGACCGGCATTGTGGCCAACCCAGCGCTAAGCGCTCAAGTCCCCTTTGCCAAGCCTAACGGCGCAAACCTCCCTATCAATAGTGGAATTCCACAGAACAGCGCCAATAACGGactcatcaacaacaacaacgtTCCGTTCCTGACCGGATTGAGTGGAAATACAG GTAACGTCATTCAAAACAACGGAGTCAACCTGATCAACGGCGGGGTCGGGTTCCCGGTACTGAACGGAGGCCAGCTCCCCCAGGGAATGACCCTTCAGAAGCTGATGTTCGGGACGCTCACCGTCTTCGACGATGAGCTGACCGAGGGCCACGAGCTCGGCTCCGGCCTGGTCGGCAAGGCACAGGGGTTCTACGTGGCGAGCTCCGAGGACGGGCACAGCCAAACCATCGCCCTGACCGCCATGTTCGAGGGCGGGGGCTACGTCGACAGCCTCAGCTTGTTTGGGGTGCACAGGACCGCCGTGTCGGAGTCGCAGCTTGCCATCATGGGAGGGACCGGGAAGTACGTGGACGCCCGAGGGTACGCCACGGTGAAGACGTTCCCAGCTCCTCCGAACCAGCAAATTACCGATGAGACGGAGACCCTGCTCGAGTTCACCTTATACCTCGCTTAA
- the LOC104423862 gene encoding exocyst complex component EXO70H1, protein MPRKGMRTIFFRPSPSGSPARPAAPIRGDPFADTLMAERIASAEPLIGKWAVDSSSGPESSQSPSTSGYAGAAHLFHEGRHEAKLYLSRVKDLHSAMLLCIGEYSNSRLIVRAHELLQTAVRRLSQEFHRILSSQLPYLDHPESVSIPSSQISTRSSFSDFEYESEDELSAKQFAAEPGMQEDERIPNAVVSDLKAIADCLIACGHGKECMDIYKIVRRLVVDEELYHLGFEKLIGPSQMQKMDWEVQEVKIKSWLSAVKPAVQRLFSGERILCDQVFAASPTSLRESVFSNIAQDAAVALFGFAEGAAKAIKKSPERIFRLLDLYEAIASLWPDIESTFSSDATSAVRSLAINSLIKLGEAVRLTLGNFEAAVQKDSAKQSAISSGGIHPLTRDVVKYLAHLADYSGVLADILADWPVDSSPEHPRFPDSYCADCDSAASVAAGYGDASAMFTHFAWLVLVLLCKIDVKAEQYKDVALSYLFLANNLRYVIDRVDRSNLRHLLGEHWVKKHESKVKLYASNYERTGWSKVFSSQADLTVEISSGQAKESLRKFNAALEEVRAKQVGWAVHDPKLRDEIASSLAQKLVPAYRRLYDGCPRGDPVVRFTPDDLDDYLAGMLRATGGGSESSSTASSRSSSHWPSLLRLVKGGAGKSREPAMYFCG, encoded by the exons ATGCCGAGGAAAGGAATGAGGACCATCTTCTTCCGGCCATCGCCCTCCGGCTCTCCGGCGAGACCCGCCGCCCCGATCCGCGGCGACCCCTTTGCGGACACGTTAATGGCGGAGCGAATCGCCAGCGCGGAGCCTTTGATCGGAAAGTGGGCCGTCGACTCCTCCTCCGGCCCCGAGTCTTCCCAATCCCCGTCCACCTCGGGATATGCCGGCGCTGCTCATCTCTTCCATGAGGGCCGCCACGAAGCCAAGCTCTACCTCAGCCGCGTCAAGGACCTGCACTCCGCGATGCTGCTCTGCATCGGCGAATACTCCAACTCACGCTTGATCGTGCGGGCTCATGAGCTGTTGCAGACTGCAGTGAGGCGGCTCTCCCAGGAGTTCCACCGGATCCTGTCGTCGCAACTTCCGTATCTCGATCACCCAGAATCGGTCTCGATCCCGTCTTCACAAATTTCTACCCGGTCGAGCTTCTCGGATTTTGAATATGAGTCGGAGGACGAGTTATCAGCAAAGCAGTTTGCTGCTGAGCCAGGGATGCAGGAAGACGAGCGAATTCCTAATGCAGTGGTTTCCGATCTAAAGGCCATCGCAGACTGCCTGATCGCTTGTGGGCACGGCAAAGAGTGCATGGACATCTACAAAATCGTGCGAAGATTGGTCGTCGACGAGGAACTGTATCATCTCGGGTTCGAGAAGCTGATTGGCCCTTCGCAGATGCAGAAGATGGATTGGGAGGTCCAGGAAGTGAAGATCAAGAGCTGGCTGAGCGCCGTGAAGCCGGCGGTCCAGAGGCTCTTCTCTGGCGAGAGGATCCTTTGCGACCAGGTCTTCGCGGCTTCGCCCACCTCGCTCAGGGAGTCTGTCTTCTCCAACATTGCACAGGACGCCGCGGTCGCGCTGTTTGGGTTCGCAGAGGGGGCAGCAAAGGCTATCAAGAAGTCTCCAGAGAGAATCTTCCGCCTGCTCGACCTCTACGAGGCCATTGCCAGCCTCTGGCCGGACATTGAGTCCACCTTCTCCTCCGACGCAACATCTGCTGTCCGATCCCTTGCGATCAATTCGCTGATCAAGCTCGGAGAGGCAGTCCGCTTGACGCTCGGCAACTTCGAGGCAGCCGTCCAGAAGGACTCTGCCAAGCAGTCCGCTATCTCCAGCGGCGGCATACACCCGCTGACGCGCGACGTCGTGAAGTACCTAGCCCACCTCGCCGACTATAGCGGTGTACTTGCCGACATACTCGCCGACTGGCCCGTCGACAGTAGCCCTGAGCACCCGCGGTTCCCGGACTCCTACTGCGCCGACTGCGACTCCGCCGCCTCCGTGGCCGCCGGATATGGCGATGCGTCAGCAATGTTCACGCATTTTGCGTGGCTCGTTCTTGTCCTGCTGTGCAAGATCGACGTGAAGGCCGAGCAGTACAAGGACGTGGCTCTCTCTTACCTCTTCCTCGCCAACAACCTCCGGTACGTCATCGACAGGGTGGATCGGTCCAACTTGAGGCACCTCCTCGGTGAGCACTGGGTGAAGAAGCACGAGTCGAAGGTGAAGCTCTACGCGAGCAACTACGAGCGGACGGGATGGAGCAAGGTCTTCTCATCGCAGGCCGATCTCACCGTCGAGATATCTTCCGGCCAGGCGAAGGAATCGCTGAGGAAGTTCAACGCGGCGCTGGAGGAGGTTCGGGCAAAGCAGGTGGGATGGGCGGTGCACGACCCGAAGCTGAGGGACGAGATCGCGTCGTCGCTGGCGCAGAAGCTCGTGCCGGCTTATCGGCGACTCTACGACGGCTGTCCGAGGGGAGATCCGGTGGTCAGATTCACCCCTGACGATTTGGATGATTACTTGGCCGGCATGTTGCGTGCCACCGGCGGTGGCTCGGAGAGTTCTTCGACGGCGTCGTCCCGGTCGTCCAGTCACTGGCCGTCCCTGCTTCGTCTGGTCAAAGGGGGCGCCGGGAAAAGTCGAGAGCCGGCGATGT ATTTTTGCGGCTAG